One segment of Vagococcus martis DNA contains the following:
- a CDS encoding PTS lactose/cellobiose transporter subunit IIA, with translation MSLIVKSGNAKSDAMEAIQEAKQKHFDEARQKIESAEKHIVDAHGAQTALLTQEASGNNVEVTLLLVHAQDHLMTSISFIDLAKEIIDLYSVCYAETK, from the coding sequence ATGAGTTTGATTGTTAAATCAGGTAATGCAAAAAGTGATGCAATGGAGGCAATACAAGAAGCTAAACAGAAACATTTTGATGAGGCAAGACAAAAAATTGAATCGGCAGAAAAACATATTGTAGATGCTCACGGGGCACAAACCGCTTTATTAACACAAGAGGCCTCAGGGAATAATGTGGAAGTAACATTATTACTTGTCCATGCACAAGATCATTTAATGACAAGCATATCATTTATTGATTTAGCAAAAGAAATAATTGACCTTTATAGTGTTTGTTACGCAGAGACTAAGTAA
- the celB gene encoding PTS cellobiose transporter subunit IIC, which yields MKKFLNSLERVLSPMAKKIGENKYLIAIRDGFLLSTPVLIVGSFFLLIANFPLNQWDTWMSALLGKEWASHMMVPASASFDIMTILAVAGIAYSLARQFDEDAMQAAIISLVAFFIVTPYTTFFTPENTETVYEVTSLPLKWMGSSGLFLGMITALVATRLFVWVVRKGWKIKMPDSVPPTVSKSFEALIPSFVIIFVFFVIDWLVTLTSYGSLQDIIFNLLQMPLLSLGNTLGAMIVAYIFLHFFWFFGINGSSVVGAVFNPVLRALSMENLEAYKAHTEIPNIITGQFQDMFATFGGAGSTLSLVIVMVLFCKSQRIKKLSQLSIVPSFFGINEPIIFGLPIVLNPIILVPFVLVPTINIIIAYFAMSWGLVPFTNGIQLPWTTPIVFSGFLVSGWQGAVLQVLLLFLGMVIYYPFVKMMDRQYLEEEKNYAEELEDDINFEDFDFDAL from the coding sequence ATGAAAAAGTTTCTAAATAGTCTAGAGAGAGTATTGTCACCAATGGCAAAAAAAATTGGTGAGAATAAATATTTAATTGCTATACGAGATGGTTTTTTATTATCTACTCCTGTATTAATTGTAGGGTCGTTCTTTTTATTAATTGCTAATTTTCCACTGAATCAATGGGATACATGGATGAGTGCGCTACTAGGGAAAGAATGGGCGAGTCATATGATGGTCCCTGCTAGTGCTAGTTTTGATATTATGACTATTTTAGCAGTAGCGGGGATTGCGTATAGTTTAGCTAGACAGTTTGATGAGGATGCGATGCAAGCGGCAATTATTTCGTTAGTAGCATTCTTTATCGTGACGCCTTATACCACATTTTTTACTCCTGAAAACACAGAAACTGTTTATGAAGTTACTAGTTTACCGCTAAAATGGATGGGTTCCAGTGGTTTATTCTTAGGAATGATTACAGCATTAGTTGCAACTAGATTATTTGTTTGGGTCGTTAGAAAAGGTTGGAAAATTAAAATGCCAGATAGTGTACCACCAACCGTGTCTAAATCCTTTGAAGCATTGATACCAAGCTTTGTGATTATTTTTGTGTTTTTTGTCATTGATTGGTTGGTAACGTTAACATCTTATGGGAGCTTACAAGATATCATTTTTAATCTATTACAAATGCCATTATTATCTTTAGGAAACACACTAGGTGCAATGATAGTTGCGTATATTTTCTTACATTTCTTTTGGTTCTTTGGAATTAATGGAAGTAGCGTAGTTGGAGCGGTTTTTAACCCAGTATTAAGAGCGTTATCAATGGAAAATTTAGAAGCTTATAAGGCACATACGGAAATTCCAAATATTATCACAGGACAATTTCAAGATATGTTTGCGACATTTGGTGGAGCTGGATCCACATTATCTCTAGTTATTGTCATGGTTTTATTTTGTAAGAGTCAACGTATCAAAAAATTATCACAATTATCAATAGTTCCAAGTTTCTTTGGAATTAATGAGCCGATTATTTTTGGTTTACCTATTGTATTAAATCCTATTATTTTGGTTCCATTTGTGTTAGTTCCAACAATTAATATAATTATTGCTTACTTTGCGATGAGCTGGGGATTAGTTCCTTTTACTAATGGCATTCAATTACCTTGGACAACACCAATAGTGTTTTCAGGTTTCTTAGTAAGTGGTTGGCAAGGAGCAGTATTACAAGTTTTACTATTATTCCTAGGCATGGTCATTTATTATCCATTTGTTAAAATGATGGACCGCCAATACCTTGAGGAAGAAAAAAATTATGCGGAAGAATTAGAAGATGACATTAACTTTGAAGATTTCGATTTTGATGCTCTGTAA
- a CDS encoding PTS sugar transporter subunit IIB yields MSTKKIYLFCDAGMSTSIMVNKMMEVVKKHNLPLDITAYPVARIKEIVEKERPIAVLLGPQVRFLFNKTKEEYEPQGIPVMVIDSEIYGAMDGEKALKEALKLAKNNKKK; encoded by the coding sequence ATGAGTACAAAAAAAATATATTTATTTTGTGATGCAGGGATGTCTACTAGTATTATGGTTAATAAAATGATGGAAGTAGTGAAAAAGCATAACCTACCTTTAGATATTACAGCTTATCCAGTTGCTAGAATTAAAGAAATTGTTGAAAAAGAAAGACCAATTGCAGTTCTTTTAGGACCACAAGTACGTTTTTTATTTAATAAAACAAAAGAAGAATATGAGCCACAAGGTATTCCGGTTATGGTCATTGATTCAGAGATATATGGAGCAATGGACGGAGAAAAAGCTTTAAAAGAAGCGTTAAAATTAGCAAAAAATAATAAAAAGAAATAG
- a CDS encoding N(4)-(beta-N-acetylglucosaminyl)-L-asparaginase — protein MKFGSIATWRMSHEGIEDSLELLKNNGTSNDAIEMIIKHVEDYPYYKSVGYGGLPNIEGILEMDAAFMDGDTFQIGAVAGITDVCHPISVARKLSHEKFNSFLVGQGATKYAMTNGFERKNMLTERARKLWEKRLDDMAKHSLSPYDGHDTIGAISLDKTGSMSAGTSSSGLFMKKPGRVGDSPLSGSGFYVDSDIGGAAATGLGEDLMKGILSYEIVRKMEGGMTPQEACDEAVYSFHDKLTKKYGKCGAMSLVAMNNKGDWGVATNVEFTFSVGNDQNKAAIYIANMGENHTTMIEPITQEWLDAYENRIKAPIK, from the coding sequence ATGAAATTTGGTAGCATAGCGACTTGGCGGATGTCACACGAAGGCATTGAAGATTCCTTAGAGCTATTAAAGAATAATGGAACATCTAATGATGCCATTGAAATGATTATTAAACATGTCGAGGACTATCCTTATTACAAGTCTGTTGGTTATGGTGGTTTACCAAATATTGAAGGGATTCTGGAAATGGATGCCGCCTTTATGGATGGCGATACGTTCCAAATTGGAGCAGTGGCAGGGATTACAGATGTGTGTCATCCAATTTCTGTGGCGAGAAAGTTAAGTCATGAAAAATTTAATAGCTTCTTAGTTGGTCAAGGTGCAACAAAGTACGCCATGACAAATGGATTTGAACGAAAAAATATGTTGACCGAACGGGCGAGAAAACTATGGGAAAAACGCTTAGATGATATGGCGAAACACTCGCTTAGTCCCTATGATGGTCATGATACGATTGGGGCAATCAGTCTCGACAAAACAGGGAGTATGAGTGCTGGTACATCAAGCTCTGGCCTTTTTATGAAAAAACCTGGACGCGTTGGAGACTCTCCATTATCAGGTTCTGGATTTTACGTGGACAGTGATATTGGTGGAGCTGCTGCAACAGGATTAGGTGAAGATTTAATGAAAGGAATTCTTTCATACGAAATTGTTCGTAAAATGGAGGGAGGAATGACACCACAAGAAGCATGTGATGAAGCAGTGTATTCATTTCATGATAAATTAACCAAAAAATACGGAAAATGTGGAGCGATGTCTTTAGTTGCAATGAATAATAAAGGCGATTGGGGAGTTGCTACTAATGTGGAGTTTACCTTTTCAGTTGGAAATGATCAAAACAAAGCAGCTATCTACATAGCAAATATGGGTGAAAACCATACAACAATGATCGAGCCAATTACACAAGAATGGCTAGATGCATATGAAAACAGAATTAAGGCGCCAATAAAATAG
- a CDS encoding Sapep family Mn(2+)-dependent dipeptidase, which produces MTVNIKHLIEKNKEEFYKDLDKVMQIESVKGAPLDNAPFGIGPKQALEQVMKIASDYGFKTNIVNDAVGYAQFGEGDDYIGIVGHLDVVPAGDGWSFPPFKLSKKDEKFYGRGVLDNKGPIMSCLFGLKLLKDMGIKPITPIRIIFGTDEESGSSDLPLYLAEEIAPIFAFTPDCKYPVVYGERGIVNYTISTHFDANELQHLTIQGDQSSAHVPDELTAIFQEESYHVLGKRSPSNAPELGENAITILATKLSSNKEMSDQLRRYFSWVEESFSKKHYGEGIGLDFEDEDSGKLILTPYELKVEQNTIQLSIAIRYPVSTKEEEVTEQLHKVVPKESEINIIRQLKSTSFPKDDTNVKKLSEVYEKITGLDGTPVTTTGATYARFFPNTVAFGPSLPGQKGIAHNSDEYMDEKDLLLNMEIYMEAILSLACD; this is translated from the coding sequence ATGACAGTAAATATAAAACATTTAATAGAGAAAAATAAAGAAGAATTTTATAAAGATTTAGATAAAGTGATGCAAATTGAGAGTGTAAAGGGAGCCCCTTTGGATAATGCCCCTTTTGGAATAGGTCCAAAACAAGCGTTGGAACAAGTGATGAAGATAGCTTCAGACTATGGCTTTAAAACAAATATTGTGAATGATGCTGTAGGCTATGCTCAATTTGGAGAAGGTGATGATTATATTGGGATAGTGGGACATCTAGATGTTGTTCCAGCAGGTGATGGATGGTCATTTCCACCGTTTAAATTGAGTAAAAAAGATGAAAAGTTCTATGGAAGAGGAGTCTTAGATAATAAGGGACCGATTATGTCATGTTTGTTTGGATTGAAATTATTGAAAGATATGGGGATTAAGCCAATCACACCCATTAGAATAATTTTTGGAACAGATGAGGAAAGTGGCAGTTCAGACTTGCCTTTGTATTTAGCAGAAGAAATAGCTCCTATCTTTGCATTTACACCAGATTGTAAATACCCAGTTGTTTATGGAGAAAGAGGAATTGTAAATTATACTATCTCTACGCATTTTGATGCAAATGAACTACAACATTTAACGATTCAGGGAGATCAGTCTAGTGCGCATGTGCCGGATGAATTAACAGCAATATTTCAAGAAGAGTCATATCACGTTTTAGGTAAACGTTCGCCATCAAATGCACCAGAATTAGGTGAAAATGCCATTACAATACTAGCTACAAAACTGTCTAGTAACAAAGAAATGTCAGATCAATTGCGCCGTTATTTTTCATGGGTCGAAGAGAGTTTTTCAAAGAAACATTATGGTGAAGGGATTGGTTTAGATTTTGAGGACGAGGATAGTGGGAAATTAATTTTAACCCCCTATGAATTGAAGGTTGAGCAAAATACGATTCAGTTGAGCATAGCTATTCGATATCCAGTTTCAACGAAAGAAGAAGAGGTAACAGAACAATTGCATAAAGTTGTGCCTAAAGAAAGTGAAATTAACATTATTCGACAATTAAAGAGTACAAGTTTCCCAAAAGATGATACAAATGTAAAAAAATTAAGTGAGGTCTATGAAAAAATAACCGGTTTAGACGGTACTCCAGTGACAACAACTGGTGCAACATATGCACGTTTTTTCCCGAATACTGTTGCTTTTGGGCCTTCACTTCCAGGTCAAAAAGGGATAGCTCATAATAGTGATGAATATATGGATGAGAAAGATTTATTATTGAACATGGAAATATATATGGAAGCAATTTTATCTTTAGCATGTGATTAA
- a CDS encoding GntR family transcriptional regulator, LSA1692 subfamily, with translation MKEKKNTETVYVSVAQEIERRIKEGIYVSSQKLPSEYDLSTEFECSRLTIRKAIDLLIKKNIIVKKRGKGSYVMSQQKIQSGRDGLQGFTEAAKAYGKTSDTKVISFEKLKQLDDKIMTQLELSESDTVYELVRCRSLDNEPMTVEKIYLSEKYVDGLSKEDFNQSLFKWIESKVEIAYSHQEVEAILVNEEMSELLNVPVGDPLLLVNSITFAINATPILYDISYYRADRYTFKNTLVRGHN, from the coding sequence ATGAAAGAGAAAAAAAATACGGAGACAGTATATGTGAGTGTTGCACAAGAAATAGAAAGACGGATTAAAGAAGGTATCTATGTAAGCTCTCAAAAATTGCCATCTGAGTATGATTTATCAACAGAATTTGAGTGTAGTAGATTAACAATTCGAAAAGCGATCGATTTGTTGATTAAAAAAAATATTATCGTAAAAAAACGTGGTAAAGGTAGCTATGTCATGTCACAACAAAAAATCCAAAGTGGTCGTGATGGATTGCAAGGATTTACTGAAGCTGCAAAAGCGTATGGAAAAACGAGTGATACTAAAGTTATTTCTTTTGAAAAACTTAAACAGTTAGATGATAAAATAATGACTCAATTGGAGTTAAGCGAATCTGATACAGTGTATGAATTAGTAAGATGTAGAAGCTTAGATAATGAACCGATGACGGTTGAAAAAATTTATTTAAGTGAAAAATATGTAGATGGGTTATCAAAAGAAGACTTTAATCAATCATTGTTTAAATGGATTGAATCGAAAGTAGAAATTGCCTATTCTCATCAAGAAGTAGAAGCGATTTTGGTTAATGAAGAGATGTCCGAGTTGTTAAATGTTCCAGTGGGAGATCCATTACTTTTAGTAAATTCAATAACGTTTGCTATTAATGCGACTCCGATATTATACGATATTTCATATTATAGAGCGGATAGATATACTTTCAAAAATACTTTAGTAAGAGGACATAATTAA
- a CDS encoding transglycosylase domain-containing protein, protein MFSKNNKKKRSRFLNRRHLTAIILGMIATIVILSMSIGAYIISKRYSPYSSLLEIQNIDEKITQSFIILDKNDEPLDKNNVVVKFDPVKYQPTWNVDKLYIDTLLAVEDASFYTRKTNGFSIKDTMGAVVSQVRKKLGQKVVTRGASTIEQQLVKIMVFGTNNKNTLSDKIIQLIDARKLSQKYNRDDILKAYLNELRLTPNTVGVRAASIELFDNDMSDMDTNDPKQVAQIAYMAGLGQSPSVYVQDFEKSGKQRTLTVLAIMKENELIGDKIYKQTVELVQSEKEEFALKRYKQQGTPKEYQPYVAKVKDELSSLNLPQNTTITVKTYADSNQLKELHSIVEGTYPQDDRLPNGYIEHKESLTAISVVDTKTGHIIGLATNSDNPMIPYTATRSSGSTIKPLLDYATAVEYAGLTPNTIQNGSSFTVGDWKVNNYGNQNFGKVSASFALGLSLNTAAVEAFQMTNDQQKNTMMEPLGLASYNPKGSNYTAEQAINYPTNVLALSSAFSVFGNDGVRVEPTTIESIETDSVKINLSDAESKRTMSSSTAKTVVNMLKEATGANGSEPYAGPKYTGFSQDTYVMKSGSSNFESSVPNSQNKSPDSLLVMASPEISIATWLGSPTYVDATYAPTTFPHETANQGRVYLMNSAFKVMMSGREAKSFKFGNEVFIGDKESNPLLPKLDTLSNTDLDDVNIQNKKLDEKDVDDYNSLEEKYLKTKEILDQTYQD, encoded by the coding sequence ATGTTTTCAAAAAACAATAAAAAGAAACGCTCTAGATTTCTTAACCGTCGTCACTTAACAGCCATTATTCTCGGTATGATTGCTACGATTGTAATACTATCTATGTCGATAGGAGCTTATATAATAAGTAAACGTTACAGTCCTTACAGCTCCTTACTTGAAATTCAAAACATTGATGAGAAGATCACACAGTCTTTCATTATTTTAGATAAAAATGATGAACCGTTAGATAAAAACAATGTCGTCGTTAAATTTGATCCCGTTAAATATCAGCCAACATGGAATGTCGATAAATTATATATAGACACACTTCTTGCTGTAGAGGATGCGTCTTTTTATACGAGAAAAACAAATGGTTTCTCCATTAAAGATACAATGGGGGCAGTAGTGTCGCAAGTCAGAAAAAAACTAGGTCAAAAAGTTGTTACAAGAGGTGCCTCAACAATTGAGCAGCAGTTGGTTAAGATTATGGTTTTTGGAACAAACAATAAAAATACATTGTCAGATAAGATTATTCAATTAATTGATGCTAGAAAGCTATCACAAAAATATAATCGTGATGATATTTTAAAAGCTTATCTAAATGAACTACGTCTAACACCCAATACTGTAGGAGTTAGAGCAGCCTCAATTGAGTTGTTTGATAATGATATGTCAGATATGGATACAAATGACCCCAAACAGGTAGCTCAGATTGCTTACATGGCTGGGTTAGGTCAATCACCATCAGTTTATGTTCAAGACTTTGAAAAAAGTGGTAAGCAACGGACGCTTACTGTATTAGCAATTATGAAAGAAAATGAGCTGATTGGTGATAAAATATATAAACAAACCGTCGAACTAGTCCAAAGTGAAAAGGAAGAGTTTGCATTAAAAAGATATAAGCAGCAAGGGACACCAAAGGAATACCAACCTTATGTTGCAAAAGTGAAAGATGAATTGAGTAGCTTAAATTTACCGCAAAATACCACGATTACGGTTAAAACTTATGCAGATAGTAATCAATTAAAAGAGTTACATAGCATAGTAGAAGGGACTTATCCTCAGGACGACCGATTACCTAATGGATATATTGAACATAAAGAAAGTTTGACTGCTATTTCCGTTGTAGATACGAAAACAGGACATATTATAGGTCTTGCAACTAATTCAGATAATCCGATGATTCCATATACAGCAACACGATCTTCAGGCTCTACAATAAAACCACTTCTTGATTATGCTACAGCTGTTGAGTATGCAGGATTGACACCAAATACGATTCAAAATGGAAGTTCTTTTACAGTAGGAGATTGGAAAGTTAATAATTATGGCAATCAGAATTTTGGTAAAGTTAGTGCATCATTTGCCTTAGGGCTGTCGCTAAATACAGCTGCTGTTGAGGCATTTCAGATGACCAATGATCAGCAAAAAAATACTATGATGGAACCACTCGGCCTAGCATCATATAACCCAAAAGGCTCAAATTACACAGCTGAGCAAGCAATTAATTACCCTACAAATGTTTTGGCACTATCTTCAGCATTTAGTGTATTTGGTAACGATGGGGTTCGAGTTGAACCAACAACTATTGAAAGTATTGAAACAGACTCTGTCAAAATTAATCTTTCTGATGCTGAAAGCAAACGAACGATGAGTTCCAGTACGGCAAAAACCGTGGTGAATATGTTAAAAGAAGCCACTGGAGCAAACGGCTCAGAACCTTATGCAGGACCTAAATACACAGGTTTTAGTCAAGATACCTATGTCATGAAGTCAGGATCAAGTAATTTTGAGAGCTCTGTACCAAATAGTCAAAATAAGTCACCAGATTCACTTCTTGTAATGGCTTCGCCTGAGATTTCTATTGCTACTTGGTTAGGTAGCCCAACTTATGTTGATGCAACGTATGCACCAACGACCTTTCCACACGAAACAGCAAATCAAGGGAGAGTATACTTAATGAATAGTGCCTTTAAGGTCATGATGAGTGGCAGAGAAGCAAAATCATTTAAGTTTGGAAATGAAGTGTTTATAGGGGATAAAGAATCTAATCCACTTCTGCCCAAACTCGATACGCTATCTAACACAGACCTAGATGATGTAAATATACAAAACAAGAAACTTGATGAAAAGGATGTAGATGATTATAATTCACTGGAAGAAAAATATTTAAAGACTAAAGAAATATTAGATCAAACATACCAAGACTAG
- a CDS encoding PASTA domain-containing protein, whose product MKKKKRVRLSKTKNKKYRKISKSWKMFFYSFFVMVSLVSAYLFFKAYHYINDIPEAQNITQEEIYRLTRIEETDTRLIRSLKNDAFESWLYEANDEKVKKLAKNKELLLEVMEGNTDVSDIDNAMSDIKRRIDIVEDIDIEELYVLYYKSILPKKYNELMAVFQNATIADSEKMSKEAQDLLDLLHKIYNQEGMLTVTNEQSFKKSVSLLDDINDNIIEANKITDQVFSYASLIETIPEPNTKFGMELGDYIDRTNSYIQSKTMVEEFKKKYSELQSDLETNERLIKRSVNMPDIVGMTVKEAKEEINQLDLNLSIQGYTNTMYKSGESVPENIRGTESWDRNEKDLILKQDPSSQSYKYIVKGSTVTIVVENQPVEKRTQSSESSSSSTSNSNSSTTSETTSSSTEETTSSDD is encoded by the coding sequence ATGAAAAAGAAAAAACGTGTGAGGTTATCAAAAACCAAAAATAAAAAATATAGAAAAATAAGTAAATCTTGGAAAATGTTTTTTTATTCATTTTTTGTAATGGTCAGTTTAGTCAGTGCTTATTTATTTTTTAAAGCATATCATTATATTAACGATATTCCTGAAGCACAAAATATAACACAAGAAGAAATATATCGTCTAACTAGGATTGAAGAAACAGATACTAGGCTAATAAGATCTTTAAAAAATGATGCCTTTGAGTCTTGGTTGTATGAAGCAAATGATGAAAAGGTTAAGAAATTAGCTAAAAATAAAGAGTTATTATTAGAAGTAATGGAAGGTAACACGGACGTTTCAGATATTGATAATGCTATGTCGGACATAAAGAGACGTATTGATATTGTAGAAGATATAGATATTGAAGAATTATATGTGTTGTACTATAAAAGCATATTACCTAAAAAGTATAATGAATTAATGGCTGTTTTTCAAAACGCAACGATTGCAGACTCTGAAAAAATGAGCAAAGAGGCACAAGATTTGCTTGACTTATTGCATAAAATATATAATCAAGAAGGCATGTTGACAGTTACAAATGAACAGAGCTTTAAAAAATCTGTTAGCTTATTGGATGATATAAATGATAATATAATTGAAGCAAATAAAATAACAGATCAAGTTTTTTCCTATGCCAGTCTCATAGAAACTATTCCTGAACCAAATACTAAGTTTGGTATGGAGCTAGGTGATTATATAGATAGAACAAATAGCTATATTCAGTCAAAAACTATGGTAGAAGAGTTTAAAAAAAAGTATAGCGAACTTCAATCTGATTTAGAAACTAATGAACGATTAATTAAACGGTCAGTGAATATGCCGGATATAGTTGGCATGACTGTTAAAGAAGCTAAAGAAGAGATAAATCAATTGGATTTAAATTTGAGTATACAAGGGTATACAAATACGATGTATAAAAGTGGAGAATCAGTTCCTGAGAACATCCGCGGTACGGAGAGTTGGGATAGGAATGAAAAAGATCTCATTTTAAAACAGGATCCTTCATCTCAAAGTTATAAATATATCGTTAAAGGCTCTACTGTTACAATAGTGGTTGAAAATCAACCAGTTGAAAAAAGAACGCAATCTTCAGAATCAAGTAGCTCATCTACGTCTAACTCTAATTCTTCAACAACAAGTGAGACGACTTCATCAAGCACAGAAGAAACAACAAGTTCGGATGATTAA
- a CDS encoding transposase — protein MDEFKLHATSEDKMSFIYADGKTGELVDILPSRTLNELTVYFNRTLLEERQKVKFLVTDMNAAYFQLTKEDFPSADPKVLKIEKSHEISLLKH, from the coding sequence ATAGATGAATTTAAATTGCATGCTACTAGTGAAGATAAAATGAGCTTTATATATGCCGATGGAAAAACAGGAGAATTAGTAGATATACTGCCTAGTCGGACATTAAACGAACTCACTGTTTATTTTAATCGTACGCTCTTAGAGGAACGACAGAAAGTAAAATTTCTAGTCACTGATATGAACGCTGCCTATTTTCAATTGACTAAAGAAGACTTTCCATCGGCTGACCCAAAAGTCTTAAAAATAGAAAAATCCCATGAAATCAGCTTATTAAAACACTGA
- a CDS encoding alpha/beta hydrolase, which yields MKNLWQVTDRKEGRKNMATDGNYIFILDKKVSREHVSFKNRFGIRLSADLYYDKKLDLSKEHAAIVIGSPYGGVKEQGPGIYANELAKRGFIILTFDPSFNGYSGGEIRHISSPDLFVEDFSACVDFLGTRSFVDRNKIGAIGICGSGGFALSAAQVDRRIKAVATVSMYDISTAQRGSEMLEEERNSRLDDMAEQRYIDFEQGYQTLGPRGAAIGFTDETDPISKEFGEFYSTPRGYHPNATTQFSITSSFSFMNFPLLSYIKSISPRPILFIMGSKAHSCAFSETAYDLANEPKELFVVAEANHVDLYDKVEMIPFGKLVSFFTNYL from the coding sequence TTGAAGAATTTATGGCAAGTCACGGATAGAAAGGAAGGAAGAAAAAATATGGCAACAGATGGAAATTATATTTTTATATTGGATAAAAAAGTTTCAAGAGAACATGTATCCTTTAAAAATAGGTTTGGCATAAGGCTTTCAGCAGATTTATATTATGATAAAAAACTAGACCTATCTAAAGAACATGCTGCAATTGTCATTGGATCACCCTATGGCGGGGTAAAGGAGCAAGGACCTGGTATTTATGCTAATGAGTTAGCTAAACGTGGATTTATCATCTTAACGTTTGACCCATCATTTAATGGCTACAGTGGCGGTGAAATTAGGCATATATCATCTCCAGATTTATTTGTAGAGGATTTTAGTGCGTGTGTTGATTTTTTAGGGACACGATCATTTGTGGACCGAAATAAAATAGGTGCTATCGGTATTTGTGGTAGTGGTGGATTTGCATTAAGTGCTGCACAAGTAGACAGACGAATTAAAGCTGTTGCAACAGTTAGTATGTACGACATTTCAACAGCACAACGAGGCTCAGAGATGTTAGAAGAAGAAAGAAATAGTCGTTTAGATGATATGGCGGAACAACGGTACATAGATTTTGAACAAGGATATCAAACATTAGGCCCTAGAGGAGCTGCAATTGGCTTTACAGATGAAACGGATCCAATAAGCAAAGAGTTTGGTGAGTTTTATTCAACACCTAGAGGGTACCATCCTAATGCGACTACTCAATTTAGTATAACGAGTAGCTTTTCTTTTATGAATTTTCCTTTATTATCTTACATTAAATCTATTTCACCACGTCCAATCTTGTTTATAATGGGAAGTAAAGCACATTCATGCGCATTTAGTGAAACAGCATACGATTTAGCAAATGAACCGAAAGAATTATTTGTGGTTGCTGAGGCAAATCATGTTGATTTGTATGACAAGGTAGAAATGATTCCTTTTGGAAAATTAGTATCTTTTTTTACTAATTACTTGTAG
- a CDS encoding MerR family transcriptional regulator: protein MEYSIGELAELVGMTSHGLRFYEKEGLISPKRKGKNRVYSEEDRLWVEFLMHMKDTGMSLQDMKQYVVLRKQDNPSLKELMSILVTHRNKINEQILNYQQNLDLLDKKIAVYEEEIDQKKEYDLFEEFMASHG from the coding sequence ATGGAATATAGTATTGGTGAATTAGCAGAATTAGTTGGAATGACAAGTCACGGGCTAAGATTTTATGAAAAAGAAGGATTAATTTCACCTAAAAGAAAAGGGAAAAATCGAGTTTATTCTGAAGAAGATAGATTATGGGTTGAATTTCTAATGCATATGAAAGATACAGGAATGTCTTTGCAAGATATGAAACAGTATGTTGTGCTTAGAAAGCAAGATAATCCTTCACTAAAAGAATTAATGTCTATTTTGGTAACGCATCGAAATAAAATTAATGAGCAAATTCTGAATTATCAACAAAACTTAGATTTATTAGATAAAAAAATAGCCGTTTATGAAGAAGAAATTGATCAGAAAAAAGAGTACGATTTATTTGAAGAATTTATGGCAAGTCACGGATAG